CAGATCTAGTCATATGGAAGTCATTGACCATGTCTTATATTTCTTCTCCCTCTCTTTTATGCTTTGCCCGATCCTTTGTCCAAACTATGGACAATAAACATCGTCAACAACCGTGATTTCCCTGATTAATTAAATAAGGTAATTGTTCTAACTTCATTAtcataaattaacttttaatagTTAGAATTAAGTATATGACTAATATACATTCTCcataaatttacaaatataatttatttaataatcacACTAGTTTTTTATTCactattaaataaaagattaacGTCTTCTGCAGTTGTTAAAGCTCCTCCAATTAATAGCTCATTTTGGAGTGGCAAGCATTTGTTCAGCATGCCCTTTCCTTCAGATTTGGACTATTCTTTGCCTTTTGAGTCTCGTGGAACATCTTCAAGGAAACCCTAAACTTTTTGTATGCGGCAGCACATAAAGTTTAGTGTGAGTGACTGTCTATGACAAGTGTTTTTGTCATGGAGGTTTTCCAATGTCAACGTGGATCCGAAAACAACCATGTTGGGAACGAGGTTCAACATTGTCACGAACGCAAGTCCTCCAATTTCAACGACCTTTGTTCTCGTATCTCTCTTGTTGAACTTGTGCTGGAATTTGTTATGCGAGGTAGTACTGATATCATACacttaataaatcaatattattactattaatattTTGCTTGGATGTGCACCTTTATTTATCATTCGGCGTATCCCAGaaaatattatcataatttcAACACCGTCCTTGATGACTGTcatgttataattaaatatgaaattataatcaaatttgttttatttattaacttttctcTTACAAAATTTGTTTTCATATGTAGGAGGATTATGAAGATTGGGAAGCTGCACTTGTGTGTTCACAAGTATCATCTAAGGTGCATCAAACAGTGGCTTGTGCACTAGAACCAATGCCCAGCGTGCAAAAGAGTTCAATCCATAGGTTGAGCCCAAGACatgacaaatttaattattgtgATTTCCTTGATTAATTAGTGTGTTAGGCCTTGCAATCCCAAGAGACGAAATTGCATGGGAACTCTAGTTCAGAATAAAAATCTAGACTTTTCTATTACTTTCCTatatattatcttatttgtaATTTCAGTCTGTAGGCCTCCATTAATTGCTTCTTGTGTTGTTAAAATATTCGATGTATGGAGATTGTATCAAAAGGTTTTAAGATCTCCAACTCAATTAATCTCTATAAATATATTCCATTGAGAGAAATGGCCTGCacatttgtttatttcatttcagTTCAATATTCCTATACATGTTTTATTCCACTGAGAGAAGTAGGCTGCACGATGAAATTCTTAAATGTTTTCCCCTCTTGTCCTGCTCCTCCTGAAGCCATCGATGGTATAGTACTTGAATGACGATTTCATTATTCTACATATAATTCAATCCCAATATCCATCAATCTATCTTATACACAATGGGGAGACACATTACACAAATTATGTAAGATATGGACATACCATTATAAAAAATCACGATGAGactaagattttatttaataacttaTGTTGATGTGAGAAGTATACAATTATAACTTTATAGAAATACACCATTACGAACTTATTAATACGACTTACTCCGAGAAACACAAATCAACATTAATACGACTATTAtgcattttgattttttcaaatGCTTGTTAATACATTATATTCAAGCATATTGTAACTATTGTCCCATCGCCCAATCAAAATTCACAACTGTGCATCCTTGGGAAACACGAATTGCTCTGTTTTctgcagataaaaaaaaaatccaaatcatATATGGGTGTGGCTCAAGCTTGAATCCCAATTTTTCTGATTAGATATAGCGTCTATTTGCTTTGACGTCGTACTGATGCCGATCATGTCTACATAGAAGCATTCTATTGTAGGTTCTGCATCATTTGGGTGGTTTGACATGGTTCCTAAATGTCATTTCAGACTAGCTGAGAAATGTTGGCACAAATATTTgctattactaaaaaaatattacatgctCCAAAATCACGTGGTCTCGACTATTCTCCATGTgacataatttcattttttaaaatttacaatgtcaCTTAAAGATAATTTCTCCTCATTAGTGAAGCCTTCTTGTCTCAAAAGGACAAGTCCTCAAACTCAAAAGTACCACTAAAAGTTTGTAGAGGAATATGCACAGTGCCATGGGCAGTGGCATAGGCTATAGCCAATTTAGAACTAGTTAGTAGTTCATAATTGTTATCAGTAGTTACTAGTTAGTTTCTCTAtagattatattttatacaGCTTGATTGTGGTAAAATCCTATCTTCAACCAGTCCTTGGGACAATATATTTCTCATATATGGGACTTGTTAATAAAATCAAAACTCGAaggacataaaaaatatatgggaGAAGAAAAGACTTGGAAGTTtctcattataatttatttctctcttttgtgcaacaacttgaaagttaaaaaactGCGAGACCAGATAGCAAATGATGCATACGATTAAAAGCTAAGGAAATCTGAAACTAGTTAGAGAAAAACCTATATCATGCAATTAACTCTGCCACTCAACTGCGGTCATTTACAACTTGATTCCCTACAAACATACCATCTCTTCTTTTAGGAAAACCTGGAGGGTCCATGGTGGAGGCCCTAAATTTGAGCTCGGAGGCTGCACGAAAATCTGGATCAACTGAAGCTGGCCTAGCATTGTGATCAGCAGAAGCACCACCAACACCAAGCCTATAGGAAGTTGCAGCCCCGCCACCGGGATACCTTGAAGGAGAGCCATACCTTCTCGGTGGAGCTCTGAGATTTCCACCTCTAAGATCCATAACCTCGGAACTTCTCGAAGAAGAGTCTGCAAAAGATCTGTCCCCAGAGGCAGATGCCAACGGCGCACTGGTGGTAGCTGACGTGGAACTAAATGGATCATCTGGTCCCCATGATGTAAGTGCTTCCTTCTTCTTGGCGAAAAAGTGCCAAGCCCCAAATAGGAAAAGTATGAAGAACAACACAGGACTAGTCCATAGCATGGTATTGAATTCCCCTTTGAAGATAGGTAGATTAGAATGATACATTCCCACATACCCACCTCCAAGACCAACAATAACAAGCTTTTCACGGTCACTAGCTATCAAGGGTGTCACTCTTGTTTCTCCATCCAAACTTGGGGTTGGATTATTATTCAAGAATGATGATCTAAGCTCATCAATACTTGAGGAGAAAACAGGTCGAGGCACACCAACTCTCACGTAATGCGGAGATGAAACATTGTACACAAAAACCTTCTCCGGGTTAGCAATCAGCAAATACCCCTTAATTGCCTGCAGAGCAACAAGAGGCTCGTCTACATCAAACTTTTTCTTGTATCTAACCCTGCATTTGAAGTTCATCACATCTCCAAGCAACAAGACATAAATCAGATCCCCATCCGAGGTAAAACCATATGCCTTGGAACGCTCCATGGCGTCGAAAACATAAGTTCGAGCAATAGAGTGGTTCAACCCTTCACATTCAGATTCCCTGATTTTCATGCCCCTTAAATCCAATGAACCTGCCCCAGTTTCCGTCAAGAACATAAGCCGTTGCTTCAAAAAAACTAGCGGCCTACTAGAGGGCGAGGCAGAACCGTGTAACGAACCATTCTCCTTAAAAACCTTGATCTTCCCACTTGTATCAGCTGACAGAATGTACTTCATCCTCCCTAcataatgaacttccaagagactCACCGGCAACCCATCTTCATGGTTTTCAGGAGACAGAAACTTACCAACATTCTCCATGAAAACAGAACTATAATCCTCTCCACTAGACCCTCCCTCCCAAACTCTATGTATCAAGATTTCCCCATTTCGATGACCAGTTACCACAAAACTCTCATTCTTATAAACCGAAGTATACGAAACCATTGCTGTAATTGAAGACTCCAATGAGGTATCAAACTCAACCAACACATCCCCATTCCTCGTGAACACATACACTCTTCCCCTCTCATCACTAACTGCCACATACTTACTCAGCCCCTCATGATCCCTAAAAGGCAAAACATTTATACAAGTGACCTCGGAATCCAACTTCACAGCAGATGCAAACTGGAACCTCTCTGACCAAAAAGGTGTGTACTTTGTCACAGACGTTCCCCTAGCTCTCTCCCCATCTCGGATTTTCCCCTCAAATTCACCATCTTCAACTCCTTTACTACTTGATCTTGCATCATCCTCATCATCGTCATCACCACCACCCTTTCTGTGAGTAAACCTACCCTTTTCTTTTGGAGGGTCAGGTAGCTTTGATTCTAATCTTGAAACTAAATCACTAAGATTTCTCACTAACTCCTCAAGCCTATCCAACAAAACTTGCTGATTCAAATTATTAGCTATTTGGGGTTGTTCAGGAACATGTTCCTGGCATGAATCGTGGTCCAGCTTGGATTGTACTATAGAACATGATTCGGGGTCTAAGGGGGCACTGGAAAcatgaagagaagagaaaaggaagagCAAAGAGAAGATAAAAAACTTGCCTTTTTGCCACGACGCCATTGAATTTGAGGAAGAAAATTGGAGGGTGTCTCGGGAGTTGATGGATCTGGCAATAGAAAATTTAGCAGAAATCCATGTAAGATTTAGGGACAGGGTATTGACTTGGGTTGAATTAGGGCAAGCAAGTGGGTTAAGTAACAGAACCGGACACAAAACCAGGTTGGTTGAGATCGCTTCAGTTGTAGTGTAAGTGTAACTAAGGATATATGATCTGGTCAGATCGCTTTGCTTGGACTAAGTGAGGTTCTACACACTTATGCTCCTGGGAAAATTTATAATCCCACATTTTTTCGGAGGttaagaatttataattttttaatataaatatctttATAGTCATGATTtgtactttttaatataaatataaaaatattacccCACTTTCTTATAAACAGGCCttactttttccattttttttctttttttaatcctcctatttataaatagaaatgAAATCTAACTAATTTGAATTTCGATGAGAAGATTAAtaaagtattataaaaaaaaattatccatataaatatatgttgtgtccataaaaaaaagtatacattgcaaataattttacaattttaatgtgTAAacttttaatgattatttctaCGGTGTAAACTATCTCGTGGCTGATTTATGAATAAATTACTTCTGTATATATTTAgatataatgatattttaatcaatggttgaaatatttaatttgttactTGTTAGAGTGAATAGGTTTAACtgtaaataaatagttttaaattttaaaaattagttcttatattttacttttgtttttacaATCATAAATCTTCACAACCTGTTGACCCTCGAAGTCCAAATtgtcattatttttatacatacaCTTTGCTTACCAAGACACTGGGTAACTGATTGATTTCACTCAAATTCTTTCCACATgatgattttcaaaataataactttaaaacTAAACTCTTAGCATTACAAAGATAGTTCACTTAAGATTGTAATTCATTTACCTAGGGTGGCAATCAATTTCTCTTGCAATCAGACtcagttaattataattataacatgtttaattttgattcaatcGTAGCACCCTACTACTAGTAGCTTTGAAAAAATGACATGACACGACAAGATTTCATGGCATCTTGAGGACGAAAAAATTTGGATGTTTAGTCTGagtgtgattttttttgttctagTTAAGAAGATTATGGATGTATTTCAATTCATTAAGTGATGCGTAGTTATCtttaattcaagaaaattttACACACCAAGATAATCGAATACGAGTTTTCttgttaaataaattgttaaataaattgtttttgatAACGAGATTTTATACCATTGCCTGAACTCTTGAGTTTATTCAAAGTGTGATTAAGTTTACCTTaataattttacctttttattggaaaaaaaaattcttactaATTGCTTCATAAAGTGATAGGCTCAAAGAGACTCTATTCTACGAATACTAAGAAAATTTACCATTAAAACTATagagaaaaactaataaaataaatttgatatttcttCGTTGATACCTCAGTAGAGTACAAACCTTAGGTTAAATAATAACCCTAAAAGAtgacaaatatgcatgtgtcaTCATCTAGTATTttagaaaactaaaataaataataataataataataataataataataataataataataatatgaaaaatataatatctaaaattATCTATTCTATAAAAATCATCTATTTGGGCCTCTTAGGTCCATCCTATCATAAAGCTATATCTATCTATGgtttgaattcaagaatcatgTTCACAAGCCAATTATGATTTTACCAAACATGCTATCAGCAATAAAACTGCCAAGCATGTTATGATTGTTACCATCAGTGAGACAACTCTGCGGTTTGGGAGTGCACAAACTATATCTCAACTTGctattaaacttatttattttgtttcaagaAAAGCTTTTTATCAAATGGCAAGATATAATTTGAATATGCAAAATATGTTATGATTTTAACCTCAAACCTACAATGAAATAATACAGCTCCAGATAGAACAAGATATCCTTCAAACCATTCTGGTAAGCATTGAAAAagcaaagaagaaacaaaaatcctatataaaataacttttatgtGAATGAAGGAGCCCATTTTACAGACAAACAATTACAGCTTTTTGTAATGTGAGGTGAATTTCTGAAtagttcaaaaatcaaaatgggAGGTTGTTGCGGGACAATTCATGCCAGAGTTGCTTATACAACGTGATCAAGGTCATGTCTGTATAAGTATAAACTTCATAaacatttacaaaaaaaaaatgttaaattttatccATGAGATCAATTGATAAAAAagattcaataaaaattaagggcatacattgattttatcttaCAATAACAATAACTCCATTTACTTTTATCTCTTAATTTCTTTCCAAATACTTAAGCAGAACCAAATCACTTTCAAGTATATAACATAATATTCAAAGGCAAAATATGCCCAATGATATAAAAACTTAACACAGTAAACCTATCAAGCAATTAAAGCACCAAAGTGGGAGTAAAACTACATCTTAAAGTTCCATGTAGTCTCAGCAGTAAGTGTGGGAGTTTTCAATTTCTCAACCAATTTAACGGATGCTGCAATCTGGAAGATAAAGCATCAAGTTAGACACCAGAGAATTTGtttgagaaacaaaaaagattCATACCACTCTCAAACAACATAAAAATCACATCTACAAAAttgtttaacaaaataaaatacaagttatcaaattataaaattgtggtTGTTACTTTTTGCACTTCCCAAGTTGTTTTCTGTCCTCTTTCTGAAAATTTTTTAACCTTTCGGATTCAtcattttgaaagaaagaaaaaagtatatttcgaaatgtaattttatatttcaaattggAAATTCTGAAAGACAAAAACGAAGTGTATGAAACAACTAGAAAGTGCATTCTAAAATTGTCCTACATTTCTCAATTGTTTCCTACACTCTTtttggaatttatttttttcttcaacgtGTGATCACCGTTGCAAAGTCCCACGTATTCTTAGCCATGTCATAGGTAGGTTCAAATGTTGTCAACTCCTCATGAACATAAGTGTACTTCAACTTGCAGATTTTTGAGTCAAACGCGTAATTAACCGAAACCTTGTTCGCAGGATCCAACTCAAAGGTTCCCTCCAAAAGGGTTGTATTGTTGCCCCTGCTGTGTTCGTAactaaacttcaatggcttctCCCCGATCACAACCGTGTTCATAAACTTAAACCGTAAGTTCTACACGTAACAAACCCAAACTATTCCATAACAATGTTTAAtttgtttagataaaaaaaaaattgttaactaccataaattttacaaatttccATTCTTTAGACGAATGTGAGATTAATTTTGGGTTCCagacttaaataatttttttttctattagtaACTATATGATAACATAAATTGAGTTCTGttaaactaaaatcaatttatgtatatacttttataaaaattctcttatttatcttttgtaaAAGTTAAGTATTTCtagaaattaattgattttaatttctccAACAATTAACCTCCAGGTATCCCAAATGAGAATTAAggtttaatttctatatgttataGGCAATAAAACTGCCAAACATGTTATCAGTGATACAACTCACTCCGCAGTTTTGGGTGCATAACTATAGCTCAACAtgctattaaatttatttattttgttccaAGAAAAGCCTTTTTCAAATGCTAACATACAATTTGAATATGCAAAATAAAGTGATCCATACAAGTTGTACACTTCAAACTTACAATGAAACAATACAGCTCCAGATAGAACAAGATATccttcaaatttcaaatcattCTTGTGTGCATGGAAAAAGATCGAACAGAAAAGCTATATAGAATAACTTATGAGAATA
This region of Glycine soja cultivar W05 chromosome 17, ASM419377v2, whole genome shotgun sequence genomic DNA includes:
- the LOC114393492 gene encoding uncharacterized membrane protein At1g75140-like; translated protein: MASWQKGKFFIFSLLFLFSSLHVSSAPLDPESCSIVQSKLDHDSCQEHVPEQPQIANNLNQQVLLDRLEELVRNLSDLVSRLESKLPDPPKEKGRFTHRKGGGDDDDEDDARSSSKGVEDGEFEGKIRDGERARGTSVTKYTPFWSERFQFASAVKLDSEVTCINVLPFRDHEGLSKYVAVSDERGRVYVFTRNGDVLVEFDTSLESSITAMVSYTSVYKNESFVVTGHRNGEILIHRVWEGGSSGEDYSSVFMENVGKFLSPENHEDGLPVSLLEVHYVGRMKYILSADTSGKIKVFKENGSLHGSASPSSRPLVFLKQRLMFLTETGAGSLDLRGMKIRESECEGLNHSIARTYVFDAMERSKAYGFTSDGDLIYVLLLGDVMNFKCRVRYKKKFDVDEPLVALQAIKGYLLIANPEKVFVYNVSSPHYVRVGVPRPVFSSSIDELRSSFLNNNPTPSLDGETRVTPLIASDREKLVIVGLGGGYVGMYHSNLPIFKGEFNTMLWTSPVLFFILFLFGAWHFFAKKKEALTSWGPDDPFSSTSATTSAPLASASGDRSFADSSSRSSEVMDLRGGNLRAPPRRYGSPSRYPGGGAATSYRLGVGGASADHNARPASVDPDFRAASELKFRASTMDPPGFPKRRDGMFVGNQVVNDRS
- the LOC114391764 gene encoding outer envelope pore protein 24A, chloroplastic-like codes for the protein MNTVVIGEKPLKFSYEHSRGNNTTLLEGTFELDPANKVSVNYAFDSKICKLKYTYVHEELTTFEPTYDMAKNTWDFATIAASVKLVEKLKTPTLTAETTWNFKM